One Campylobacter concisus genomic window, CACGTTGAAGCTTATGCGTGTGGCGGTAGAGCATGAAGCTCTTTAAAACTTCAAAATGTCCGCCGTCAAATAGCTCTTTTTCTATCGCATCTTGGATGTCTTCGACTGTTATCGCACTTGATTTTTGAAAGATATCTTGGACTACATTTGTAAAAACTTGCTCGTCATAAGCTTTATTTTCGCTGGCAAATGCCTTTTTTATAGCATCTACTATCTTGTATGCTACAAATTCTTGCCTTGTGCCGTCTCGTTTTAAAATTTCACGCATCGCTCGCTCTTTCCGATTGTTTTTTAATATGGAGTTTTAAAGTATAGGACAAGAAAGCTTAAACAATAGACAACTATTTTATTTTGTTTAATAATATTTATCAAAAAATATAAAATTTTATAGAGTTTTCTTAAGTATTTATCTACGTATTTTAAGTATTAAAAACTAAAATTTGGTTATTTTACTTAAATGATTATTCTAATTTTAGTTTTTAAGATAGTCTGTTTAAAATTTTACAAACCGATCAAGCTTATTTAGGAATAGTCTTAAAAAATTTAAAAACTTCATAAAATAACCATAAACGATAACAGCCTACTACTTTTAAAAATAAATCGTTATCGAAATTGTGAATGAGGCAAACTACGACGCAGTATTTGATGCGATAAAATCAAGCGGAGGCTTGCGGCTGCGGGTGCATGTAAGCCGAAAAATTTAAAGACCGCGAGAGCGGTCTTTTTACTAAAATTATAAAAAGATGCAGGGTTAGTAACTTATTATCTTACTTTTCACTATCCAGTTTATTTTCGATCTTTTTAATAAAGTCAAAATATTCTTTTTTTATATTTTCTTTTTTAGCATTAATTGCTAGTGCATTTTTTATCTCTTGCCTTTTTTCTTTATCTTGACTTACGGCTTTATCTATATTGTCAATGCTAGATTTCTTTTTATCGTATTCATAGTTTTCATTGTACTGTTTGATTTTAACTGACAAATAATCTACTTTATAAAAATCTTCAAGTGTTTTTATTTTATTGGATTTATCGCAAACTTCATCATACTCAAGCCAATTTTCTTTTAAATCAGGAAAATCTTTTTCAAAATCTTTTCTTTTGTTCTTTGAAGTTTCATCACTGTCTGATACTATAAGGAATTTTTTGCCGGTTAGCATCATCATTGTGGTTATTGTATTAACTTCTTTTATACCTCCCATATAAACTAGACCACAATCTTTAAAATCTTTGTCTTTATAAGCAATTTTAAACACTTTATAATCCGTATATCCTTCAAAAATAATATTTTTTGACTGTATGCTTTCAAATATATTACTTCCAATTGCTCTTTTTAAAAGTTCGTCTTCTTGAAACGGCGACTTGTCTTGCGTGACTATTTCTGAAATATCATCCTTTCTTTCTATAACTAGATGTCTCTCTATGCACTCGTTATCTATCATAAAAGGAGAATGTGTAGAATATATTACAATAGAATTCTCTGAAATTTTTAGTAATTCTTCTTTTAAAAATCTCGCACTAGTTGGATATAAAAAAGTATCTGGTTCGTCAAATAAAATTAATCTGTTATCGGCTTCTTGCATTCTAGACTCAATCGAAAGTATAAGCAATATCGCTATAAACCTTTTAAAGCCATCACTCCTATCCTCATTAGAATAAAACTCTTTTTCTTTTATTCGTATATCAAACTCTTCACCATCTTTCGTTATAACAAACTCTATATTTTTTAAGTCAGGCCATATTTTTCTAAATTCTTTTGTAGCTTTATTAGATATATTATCTAAAAAGCCATGTAGTCCTTTATCTTTTTTGGCTGCATTTTCAATATCTTGTTGAATATCTTTTATATTGCTTAAATAAAAAATATTTTTTAAAGGCATACATATGTCTGGGTTATTTTTAAAGTTTTCTATATTTACGTTAGATGGTAATAAATGACTATCGCTATACTCCCAAAATACAACTCGCCTATAAATATCCTCTATGTGTATTTTATTTTTTATTATTTCAAACACAATTCTCTCTATGTAATCATATGTCAAAGGCTCAAGCAAAGAACTATTACTTTCACCTTCTAATTTTGTAATTTGTCGATTATCTGTACTATAGTAGAATAAGTTAGATACTTTATATTTATCATTTAGTTCTTCATGTTCCCAATAGGTTAAGCGCGGTTTCGTATTGTCTTTTATATCTAATCTTAATACGATTTCATCAAAAGCATCTTGAATAAAATCTTTAATATTTGAGTTATTTTGGAATATGTTAGTATCTTCTATATTATATTCTTCAAATAACTCTGTTTCTAACACATTAAAATCATTCTCTTCCAACTTAAATATCGCACGAATGTAATATTTATCATCTGAGGCTGTTTTTCTTTGGTCTTTTATACTAACCTTATATCCATTAAATACCGCAGATATAGCCTTTAATATATTACTTTTTCCAGCCTCGTTTTTGCCTACTAAGATTAGACATTTTTTTCCGTTTTTTTCTTTGATATTTATCTTTATATCTTCTATAGAACGAAAATTTTTTATTTCAAATCTATCTAGTTTCATATATTAATCCTTTTGCTTTTTACTGACAACCTTCACATTCTATCGAGCGGTCAGCTACGTCGTTTAGTTTTTCACTATCAGGCGACTCTGAGCGTAAATAGTAAGTTGATTTTAGTCCAAGCTCCCATGCAAGTGTGTAAATTTCACTTAGATATCCGCCGCTTGCTTTGTCTAAGCTCATAAAGATATTTAAGCTTTGACCTTGGTCGATCCATTTTTGGCGGATAGCGCCTGCTTTTATAAGAATTCTTTGATCAAGCTCGTAAGCTGGCGTGTAAAACTGCCAAGTATCAGGGCTTAAATTTGGCACGACATTTGGGATCATACCGCTTAGGTTGTGCTCAAACCACTTGCGTTTATAGACTGGCTCGATGGTCTGAGTAGTGCCAACAAGGATCGAGATCGAGCTAGTTGGAGCGATCGCCATTAGGTAGCCGTTTCTCATGCCGTCACGCTTAACCTTTTCTCTTAGCTTATCCCAGTCGCAGACATTTTCGTCAAATAGCCCGCCTTTGTCGTTTAAAAGAGCTTTTGCATTCTCATTTGCGGTGTCTATCGGCATGATGCCTTTGCTCCATTTTGAGCCTTCAAATTTTGGATAGACGCCCTTTTCTACGGCTAAATTTGAGCTAGCGTAGATCGCGTTGTAGCTTATGTTTTCCATTATGCTATCAATGAGCGCCAAATGCTCATAGCTGCCCCATTTTACGTTTTTCTCAGCTAGCATTTGCGCCTCGCCCATGACACCAAGGCCGATCGAGCGAGAAGCTAGGTTTGTGTGTTTTACCTTTTTGTGCGGGTAGAAATTTAGGTCTATAACGTTATCAAGCATCCTAATGGCTATCGGCACGACACGCTCGATGTCCTCTTTGCTGTTTATCTTGCTTAAATTTATACTTGCAAGGTTGCAAACTGCCGTTTTGCCCTCGATGCTCTCTTTTTCTACGATGAAAATTTGCTTGCCTTTTAGGCTATCAAGCGCGCTTAGCTTTTTGGCTTTTTTAGTTATGCCACTATCGACCGTGATGTCTTCTTCTTCGTCAAATAGCTCCTCGCCGCCGTCTTCATAAGTGATCTTGATCTTATAGTAGTTTGGCGCTGTGTTTTGGAAAATTTCGGTGCATAAATTTGAGCTTCTGATGATGCCTTCGTGGTCGTTTGGATTTGCTTTGTTGGCATTGTCTTTGAAGCATAAAAATGGCATGCCCGTTTCAAAATAGCTAGTTAAAATTTTCTTCCAAAGCTCTTTTGCAAGGATGGTGTTTTTCTGGATATTTTCGTCGTTTTCATACTCTAAATATCTCTTCTCAAACTCCTCGCCGTAAAGGTCGCAAAGGTCGCTTACCTGAGCTGGGTCAAAGAGGCTCCAGCGGCCATTTTCTTTGACACGCTTCATAAATAGGTCGTTTATCCAAAGCGCAGGGAAAAGCTCGTGTGCACGGCGTCTCTCTTCGCCTGAGTTTTTACGAAGATCGAGAAAATCGCTCACGTCCATATGCCAAGGCTCGATGTAAACGGCTATCGCGCCCTTTCTAGTGCCTAGCTGATCGACCGCCACTGCGATGTCGTTTGTTACTTTTAAAAATGGGATAATACCGCCAGCTGCGTTTTTGTGTCCGTCGATACTGCCACCCATCGCACGCACCTTGCTCCAATCCCAGCCAATACCGCCGCCAAATTTTGAAAGTAGAGCCATCTCTTTGTAGCTATCAAAAATTCCTTCAATATTATCAGGCGTGCTACCTACGTAACAGCTGCTTAGCTGGTGGCGTGTAGTCCTTGCGTTTGAGAGCGTTGGCGTGGCTAGCATCACTTCAAATTTAGAGATAAGATCGTAAAATTTCTTAGCCCAGCCTTGGCTATCTAGCTCGTTTTGCGCAAGAAACATCGCAATAGCCATAAACATGTGCTGTGGTAGCTCGATTGGCATGCCATTCTTATCTTTGATGAGATAGCGGTCATAAAGTGTCTTGATACCAAGATATGCAAACTGAAGGTCGCGCTCGGGCTTAATATAGGCGTTTAGATCCTCTAGGTCGTACTTCTCTTTTAGTCCAGGGATGATGCGGCCGACCTTTTCACCCTTTGCGAGATAGTCTTTTAGGTGGTTATAGCCGTTAAAGCCAGTCACTTTGTGATAAAGGTCGAACAAAAATAGCCTCGCAGCGACAAATGTCCAGTTTGGGCGGTCGATGTCGATCTTATCAACTGCTGTTTTTATAAGAGTCTGCTGAATTTCCTCAGTCGTGATCATGTCCCTAAACTGGATTTTCGCATCTACCTCAAGCTCGCTAAGGCTTACATTGCTCAGTCCAAGAACTGCTTCATTTGTATATTTTTTGATCTTACTTATATCAAGCTCTTCTGTTCTGCCATTACGTTTTATAACTTTCAAAAATATCTCTCCATGTTAAATTTTAATTTGGGATTTTATCCAAAAGGAGATAAAAACTCTCTTTGTTAAAAAGTGCTTTTAAATATAAAATTTAACTCAAGAAATAATATTTTATTTTTAAAAAATTAAAAAATTTGATCTTATTTTAAAATGATTGTAAAAATTTTTGAAGCGATGTCTTGAAGCAAGAAGCATAAATTTGCTTCTTGCATTTAAATTTACTTGCCAAAAACTCTGGCAAAAATTCTATCTACATTTTTAGTGTAGTAGTTGTAGTCAAAGCACTCTTTGATCTCATCTTTGCTAAGGCTTTTAGTTAGGTCCTCGTCGTTTAGCAAATTTTGTAAAAATAGGCTGTGGCCTTGCTCATCGATCGCTTTTTTGCCCTCTTGCAAGTCTGCCCAGACCTTCATAGCATTGCGCTGAACGATCTTGTAGGCGTCCTCTCTAGAAATTCCACGCTGAGGCAGTTGTAAAAGCACGCGCTGTGAAAAGACTAAGCCGCCTGTTAAATTTAAATTTTTCATCATATTTTCTGGATAGACGACTAAATTTGCTATCAAATTTTTGATGCGAACCAGCATAAAATCAGCCGTGATAAACATATCTGGAAGGATAAATCTCTCAACCGAGCTGTGGCTGATGTCGCGCTCGTGCCAAAGGGCGACGTTTTCAAGTGCTGGCGTAACGTATGAGCGTAGCACTCTGCAAAGGCCGGTAATGTTTTCGCTAAGGACTGGATTACGTTTGTGTGGCATCGCGCTTGAGCCCTTTTGTCCTGGGCTAAAGTACTCCTCTGCCTCATAAACCTCCGTCCTTTGGTAGTGTCTAATGGCAACTGCGATCTTCTCACAAGTAGAGGCTAAAACTGCGATGGCGCTTACCACATGGGCATAGCGGTCGCGCTGGATCACTTGGTTTGATGCTGGGGCAGCTTTAAGACCTAGCTCCTCGCATGTTAGCTCTTCAAATTCCATCGGAGCGTGGGCTAAATTTCCCATAGCACCTGAGAGCTTACCGTAGCTGATTGTATCTTTTGCATCTTTGATGAGCTTTAGCGCCCTTGCAATCTCGTCGTACCAGATAGCAAGCACAAGGCCAAAAGTTATCGGCTCGCCGTGGATGCCGTGACTTCTACCGACCATAAGCGTGTGCTTGTGCTCGATCGCTCTGTTTTTGACCGCCTGCATAAATTCCTCTACGTCGCTGATGATGAGCTCTAGGCTCTCTTTCATCTGAAGTGCGACGGCTGTGTCAATGCAGTCGCTTGAGGTCATGCCATAATGCACGAATCTACTCTCATCGCCAAGGCTCTCGCTGACGCTTGTTAAAAATGCGATCACGTCGTGTTTTGTTGTCTTTTCTATCTCGTCGATGCGAGCCACTTCAAAATTAGCGTTTTTGCAAATTTTCTCGCAGTCGCTGTCGCTTATGAAGCCAAGCTTATTCCAAGCTTTAACAGCAGCTTTTTCTACCTTGAGCCAAGCGTCATACTTTGCTTGTATACTCCACTTTTCAGCCATCTCTTTACGCGAGTATCTTTCGACCATTGTTGAACCTTTTTGTATTAGTTTTTCTTATCATAAAAGTAAATTTTAGCCTTGAAAGCTAAAAATCACATAGTATAATTTTATAAAATTTAAGTTTGGATTATATAAAATCCGTGCTGAAATGTCGGTTATATGCTTATAAATTTGTGCTTAAGATAGCTTACTCATTTTTAAAAGGATTACCTTTGCCCTACGTAAATAAATTTATTGCCACTACAAACAAACAAAAAGCGTATGAAATTTTAATAAAAACTGGCTTTAGCATGAGAGAAGCGCAACGCCTCATAGATAAAGGTAGGCTGATATGTGGCGGTAGTGTCGTGAGTGAGAAAAATGCCATTTTGTGTGGCGATATTTTTTTGATCGACTATGAGGCGGAGCCAAAGGGACTTAAGCCGATCTTTGAGTGTGAGAGCTTTGCGGTATTTGACAAGCCAAGTGGAGTGCTGAGTCACCCAAATGGCAGACACTGTGAGTACTCGCTAAATGATGAAATTTATACGCTTTTTGGACGAGATGCGAGCGTGGCACATAGGCTGGACTTTGAAACAAGCGGCGTAATAGTTGTTGGAAAAGATAGAAATTCTACGATTAAACTAAAGAAAATTTTTGAAAATAGAGAGGTTTTTAAAAGCTACGTTGCGATGGTACAAGGTAAGATCGAGCGAGAATTTACGATCGATGCCAAAATGAATCTAGCAAATAACTACGACGATGTGAAAATGCGGATGCAAATTTGTGAAAATGGCAAGAGTGCTGTGACTAAAATTTTGCCGATCAGATATTTTGACGATATCGATACGACTTTACTTCGGGCTATTCCTCTCACTGGCAGGCAGCATCAAATTCGCTTACATTTGTTTCATGTGAAACACAAGATACTTGGTGAACCACTTTATGGTTTGTCACGCCTGCAGATAGAGAAAATTTTAGATAAAGAGATGAGCGAGCGTGAACGGATAAATTTAACTGGAGCAAAAAGGCTCTTGCTTCACTCGGATGAAATTTCTTTTAAATTTGATAAAATTTTTTATAACATAAAAAGTAAATTTGACTCTGAAAGCGAGTTTTATAGATTTGCAAAAGAAGGTTTACTTTAGTCTAAAATTTTTTAATAAATTTCTATTTCTCATAAACCTTTACCTGCTTTTGTCAAAGTTTATCACTTTTAGATACCACAATGATAATTTTGTAGTTTATGTAATTAATGCTCCACTTTATTTCTTTATGAGAACTAGATTTTTTCTTAATATTAAGGATTAGAATTTATGCCTATCTTTTTCATCTTTTAAAACTTTTAAAATAAGCCCTAATCCAAGTAAAACCGCAACAGCAATAAAGACTATTTCGGCTATATCAAGTGCACTCATTCTAATTCACACTGGCTTTACTATTATCTTCAAGCGACTGTGTTTTTGAATTTTTATCACTAGCAATAGCTTTAAATTTTGCATTTTCATTGCGTTGTTTTAACTGTCCACAAGCTGCACTTATATCAAGTCCTTTACTCTGTCTGATCGTACAAGTAACACCGTGGTCTCTTAGATATTCTTGAAATTTTAGCATGTTAGTAAGCTCAGGTCGTCCAAATTCACTGCCCTCATGTGGGTTAAAATATATAAGATTTACCTTCGCTTTTATGCCATGAAGTAATTTTACTAACTTTTTAGCATCGCTCACGCTATCGTTTAAATCCTTGATAACAAGGTATTCAAACATTACACGCTTTCGCATATCGATAGGAAATCCCCTAACAGCATCCATAACAGCCTCGATGTTATATGCCTTATTTATCGGCATTAGGCGGCTTCTAAGCTCATTAGTAACAGCATGAAGCGATATGGCCAATAACACACCAAGATCCATCTCACCAAGCTTTTTTATCTGGCTACCAAGGCCACTAGTTGAAACGGTTTGACGACGTGGCGATATGGCTAGACCCTCGTTAAGAGCTAAAATTTTGATAGCTTTACTAACATTAGTAAGATTATCAAGTGGCTCACCCATACCCATATAAACGACATTTATACGCCTCTCGTATGGTATGTTATTCTCTCTTTTTATCCATAAAATTTGCCCTACGATCTCGCCTGCAGTCAAATTTCTGACAAGCCCGCCTTTTGCTGTTAGACAAAAAGCACATCCCATTTTACAGCCAACCTGTGAACTAACACAAACCGTATAACGAGCATGGCGACTGACCTTTCCATTCTCATCACTAATCTCCTCTTTCATCGGCAGCAAAACACTCTCTATCTTTAGCCCATCTTTTAGCTCAAGAAGATACTTGATAGAGCCGTCGCTACTTTGCTCAAATTTTACACATTTTAAAGGATCGATATAAAATTTTTCAGCCAGATCTTGACGCATATCTTTAGGCAAATTTAGCATTTGGCTAAAATCGGTTGCATTTTTCTTATATATCCACTCGTAGATTTGTGTTGCTCTAAATGGTGGAGAAACTAACTCTTTTAGCTCATCAATACTAAAATCAAGCAAATTTATCACATATTTTCCTTTATATATTTTGTTAGAATTTTCTTGGCCTCTGCGTGATTTTTTACAAAATCAGCATGTGCATCTTTATTACAAAAATTTGTCGCTACGAAAATTCCATAAGCTGGAATTTTAAAAATTTGAGCTACTTTTAGAACAGAAAAAAACTCCATATTTTCTAAAAAATAGCCTTTTTCAAATATCTTATGAGCCAAATTTTTGTCTGTCGTTATGAAATTTGACGAATTTATTTTGATAGTTCCACGTGAAACGATAGAAGAAATTTCACACTCAATTGGTGAATAAGATCTATTTTCTACGCTAGAAATTTCAATATTTGCCCCAACCGAGCTTTCATAAATTTGTAAAATTTCACCATCTTTATAAAGACCTGCCGAGCCAACGAAAACTATTTTTTCTGGCATCTGATACAAATTTCGTTCAGGATTTTTTGACAAATTTTGGCTTAGATTTTGTAGCTCTGGATTTGATGAGTTTGCAAATTTAGCTTCAATCTTTGCAAGATAGTGCGGATCGATATTTTTTAAATTTATACCCTTTTCATCCGCTCCAATACATGCTCGTTTCTGCAAAAATTTTGTCAAACTTATTGCCATATCAACTAGCCCCACACCCATTGGCAAAGCAAAGTCAAAAATTTCGTTTTTTCCAGCAGAGACAATCAACATCAGAGCCTAACCTCAACGCCATTTGCCTTGAGATACTCTTTTAGTTTTTTTATCTCGATTTCGCCAAAGTGAAATATCGAAGCAGCTAAACACGCATCAGCCCCGGCTTCAAAAGCCTCTTTAAAGTGCTCCATCTTACCAGCTCCGCCGCTTGCAATAGTCGGTATAGAAAGCGTACTAAATATCTTTGTTAGCTCAAGATTAAAGCCTAGTTTGACACCATCGTTATCCATAGAGGTTAGCAATATCTCACCTGCTCCACGCGACTCGACCTCTTTTGCCCAAGAAAAGGCATCTTTTTTGGTATCGATCCTACCACCATTTATAAAAACACTATAACCATTTTCGATCTTCTTGGCATCGATCGCTACTACAACACATTGCGAGCCAAATTTCTTAGCTGCTTCGTCAATCAAATTTGGATCTTGTATGGCTGATGAATTTAAGCTTACTTTATCACAGCCAGCATTTAAAAGGCGTGATATATCATCTAACGTGCGTATACCGCCACCAACTGTTAGTGGAATAAAAAGCTTACTTGCGACCTTTTTTACGACATCAACTATCGTATCACGCCCAAGATGAGAGGCAGTGATATCCAAAAAGCAAAGCTCATCAGCGCCCTCGTCATTGTATCTTTTAGCTATCTCGACAGGATCTCCAGCATCGACAAGCCCTACGAAATTTACGCCTTTTACGACTCTGCCATCTTTTACATCAAGGCATGGGATTATACGTTTTGCAAAATGATTCAAATCTGTCCTTTATCTATTTTTCTAGCCGCTACCTCAAAATATGGCAAATTAGACCAATTTTCTCGGTTGCCAACTATATAAACAACCTCTTTTGCTCTTGTTAGTGCTACATTTAGTAAATTTGGCGTACTAGCAGCCCATGCTCTAGCGCCTTTTGTGGCACCGCCAAGAACAAAGATAACAACATCAGCTTCTTTGCCTTGCATGGTGTGAATGGTACCAGCCCCTTTTAAATTTTTACAAACATCTTTAAAAGGTGTTATTATTTTAACACTATCTTTTAGCTTGGCTAACTTACCATCTAAAAGCTCTTTAACGATCATACCTTCGGCTTTATTATAATTACCTATCCATTCATCACTACTAACGTCAATCCATTCTGTTTTGATGTTAGAATCACTAAGTTTACTTTCACTACCTCTACCAAGTATCATCATATCATCATATGTTGTCTCGTTTGAAATTTTAAACATAGGGTTAGCGCACCTTCTATGAACGATAAGTGGCGAACCAACCCAAATGGACTTACCCTCTCCTTTTATACATGTACCAATATTTTGTACTTTATCGGCTCGAAGTTGAACTGATGATTTTAGTAGATTAAACTCATCCTTTGCATCACAGTAGCGTAAAATAGCGTTATTTAAAGCTGGTGGCAATGTTACAACAGGCTCAAGTTGAAGTGGATCGCCAACTACAACAGCCATGTTTGAACGAAGCAGTGCACCTAATGCGTTAGTTAAATTTGCCTGCCCTGCTTCATCTATTAAAAGCAAACCTATATCGCCATTTAGTAGCTCTTTAAAGCTATTATTAAAAGATGCAAAAGTAGAACTAACAACTGGCGTTAGTAGAAACAATCCTTTTATTATCTCACGCCTATCTTTGGCCTCAAGCCCATTTTTCTCAGCCATTTTTTCATCATTAAATACAACGCTAAGAGCTCGTAAATTTGTTCTAACAGCTTCTTTGCAAGCAAAGATAGTAGCCTTATGCAGATTAAGTGCCTCTTTAAAAAGCTTGATTCTTGCGTTAAAAAGCTTTGTCTTATGAAATTTATCATCAAGATCACACTCCATCATAAATGGCATACTCTTTTGCATTTCTTCATTACTCTGATTAAAACTACCATTTAAAAAGCTATCAAGCTCTTCACTTCTACCAATTAATTTTTGACGTCTAATAAAGTCATCATTAAGCTTATTGAGATGATCTATCTTGGTGTTAAGTTCCAAAATTTTCTCTTCAAGCTGAGATATTTGAACTTTTAGTTCGTTTATTTTTGCTTCACTCTTCTCTTTATTTTCACTATTTTGCTTACTTGCTTTCAAATTTTGCTCAGCTATTTGGCGATTTATCTCACTAACTTTTTGCGCTTCATTGTTATATTTTTCAAAAGCTTGCGTCCTTAAAATTTGCTGGAAAATAAAAAAAGATGGCTTTATAGGCGTACTCAGATACTCTTGTAAAATTTCATTTTGACCAATAAGCTTTGTTAGCTCGTTAGCTTCAGCCACCTTTTGTTCTAGCTCATTTTTGCTCAAATCTAGCTCATCTATTAGTGGCTTTAAAAGCTCTTCTATTTGCTTTGCTGAATTATAGTTATCAAGTCTTTTATCGATATTTATAAGCTCACTATTTATACTTTTTAGCTCCTCTTCTTTGATCCTGATCTCACTAAAAAGTAGATTTACTTCATGTAGGGCTTGATTAAATTTCTCCTTTGCCTCGTCATAATCATCAATTCCTTCGCCAGTAGCCAAATACTTGCCAAGTCCCATTAAAAAGCCATCTTGTTCTATAAATTCTTTAAATTCTTTTGAAATATCTTCAAATTGACTATGCGTTTTTTCGATCTTTACACCATTAATCGCGTTAAAAACAAAATTTGACTTATTTTGCTTTGAGCCAAGAGGTATGCAAAAAAGCCCCCATGCAGGTTTTGAGATAAAAGATTTTTCGTCAAAATTTGTCTTTTCATCAGCCGAGAAAAGCCTTGTAGCTATAAATTTAAAATAATCAATCTCACCTGCATAACTACCGATGCTTTTTAGTTGGCTAAGCTCTTTACTTAAAATTTCAACCGCACCGTTATTACAAGAGCTAACAACCATCTCATAGCCCTGAAGTTCTTTATTTAGAGTAAAATAAAGCACCTTATCGCTACTATCTCGAACTGGAGTAAAGATATCATGTCTGCTCATTTGTGCGAGCTTCATCGCTCTAAGCGTAACAATTTCAGCCATTACGTCTTTTAAAAGCGTTGTTTTGCCAGTGCCTGGAGCGCCATTTACACTATAAATCCCACCACTTTTTTCTTTAAATTTTTTAATGATGTTATTAACAGCAATTTGCTGCGAGAAATTTAAAGCAAAGTCGCTAGCAAAGGCCGATCTTGGATACTCTTCTGCTTTAAAAAAATCTCTAACAAGCCTTTTATTTTGCTCATCTCTTACATCAAGTCTTTCGAATTTATTCTCACTGTCCTCGTCCAAAAACTGATCCGTTAGCTCGTGCGTCCTACCTGACTCGTAAAATTTTATAAGCAAATTTATATCATCTATAAAAAAGCTATTTAAAAGGCTATCATTTTCTTTAAAATTTGGATTTATGATCTTTACTTCAAGCCTTAAGAAATCATTACAAAATGGTGTTTTAAGTGCACTTTTTAGCTCATCGTTTATAAGCTTTATATATTTGCCAAATTCCATTTTTTCTTTATAGATAGATAGCTTGTCTTTTATGCGCTCACACTCTTTACTAAAATCACTTTGGCTTATCTCTTTTAGATGATTTAGACGAGCCATTGCCCAAGGAGCTGTTGAGATGAAAAGATCATCAGATGAGTTTGGTGTAAAAAATGGAGTTAAATCATCATCTAAATTTACATCTTTTAAAGCAAAACTTTGCTCATTTTTGCAAAATACTAGGTCGCCAGAGAGTTTAAGCTTATAACAAAATGCCTTTTCAAAGCTCGTTTGCTCAGATCGTAGCTCATCTAAAATTTGCTCTTTTTCAAATTTCACCTTTGCCAGCTTTGAGATATAAATGGCAAGCAAGTCAGTCTCAAAAATACCACCATAAATTGAAATTTCTATACCATTTTTTAAAAGTGATCTGTCAAATGCTCTTAAAATTTGCATAAATTTCTCATCGAAATTTGCGATCTCAAGGTCCATTGATTTTTTAAATTTGCTATTTGTCTTTTTTGGCTCGTCTAAGGTTTTTGGCTCTAAATATTGTGATAATAAAAAGTATTTTAAGGTATTTGCCCTACTCAAATTTGCGCCTTATTTTGTTGTTATTTAGTGATTATAATCCATTTTATATATGATTAAACTAAACTTGTAATCATTGTATAAGTAATTTTTGGCTAATATTGCGGCTATGATAAAGGCAAAAAAGCACTTTGGACAGAATTTTTTACAAGACAAAGCGACACTAGATAAGATCATCCAAGCGATACCCAAGGACGTAGAAAACGTCGTTGAGATTGGGCCTGGCTTAGGTGATTTGACATTTAGACTTTTGCAAATTTATAA contains:
- a CDS encoding ATP-dependent nuclease, coding for MKLDRFEIKNFRSIEDIKINIKEKNGKKCLILVGKNEAGKSNILKAISAVFNGYKVSIKDQRKTASDDKYYIRAIFKLEENDFNVLETELFEEYNIEDTNIFQNNSNIKDFIQDAFDEIVLRLDIKDNTKPRLTYWEHEELNDKYKVSNLFYYSTDNRQITKLEGESNSSLLEPLTYDYIERIVFEIIKNKIHIEDIYRRVVFWEYSDSHLLPSNVNIENFKNNPDICMPLKNIFYLSNIKDIQQDIENAAKKDKGLHGFLDNISNKATKEFRKIWPDLKNIEFVITKDGEEFDIRIKEKEFYSNEDRSDGFKRFIAILLILSIESRMQEADNRLILFDEPDTFLYPTSARFLKEELLKISENSIVIYSTHSPFMIDNECIERHLVIERKDDISEIVTQDKSPFQEDELLKRAIGSNIFESIQSKNIIFEGYTDYKVFKIAYKDKDFKDCGLVYMGGIKEVNTITTMMMLTGKKFLIVSDSDETSKNKRKDFEKDFPDLKENWLEYDEVCDKSNKIKTLEDFYKVDYLSVKIKQYNENYEYDKKKSSIDNIDKAVSQDKEKRQEIKNALAINAKKENIKKEYFDFIKKIENKLDSEK
- a CDS encoding ribonucleoside-diphosphate reductase subunit alpha produces the protein MKVIKRNGRTEELDISKIKKYTNEAVLGLSNVSLSELEVDAKIQFRDMITTEEIQQTLIKTAVDKIDIDRPNWTFVAARLFLFDLYHKVTGFNGYNHLKDYLAKGEKVGRIIPGLKEKYDLEDLNAYIKPERDLQFAYLGIKTLYDRYLIKDKNGMPIELPQHMFMAIAMFLAQNELDSQGWAKKFYDLISKFEVMLATPTLSNARTTRHQLSSCYVGSTPDNIEGIFDSYKEMALLSKFGGGIGWDWSKVRAMGGSIDGHKNAAGGIIPFLKVTNDIAVAVDQLGTRKGAIAVYIEPWHMDVSDFLDLRKNSGEERRRAHELFPALWINDLFMKRVKENGRWSLFDPAQVSDLCDLYGEEFEKRYLEYENDENIQKNTILAKELWKKILTSYFETGMPFLCFKDNANKANPNDHEGIIRSSNLCTEIFQNTAPNYYKIKITYEDGGEELFDEEEDITVDSGITKKAKKLSALDSLKGKQIFIVEKESIEGKTAVCNLASINLSKINSKEDIERVVPIAIRMLDNVIDLNFYPHKKVKHTNLASRSIGLGVMGEAQMLAEKNVKWGSYEHLALIDSIMENISYNAIYASSNLAVEKGVYPKFEGSKWSKGIMPIDTANENAKALLNDKGGLFDENVCDWDKLREKVKRDGMRNGYLMAIAPTSSISILVGTTQTIEPVYKRKWFEHNLSGMIPNVVPNLSPDTWQFYTPAYELDQRILIKAGAIRQKWIDQGQSLNIFMSLDKASGGYLSEIYTLAWELGLKSTYYLRSESPDSEKLNDVADRSIECEGCQ
- the purB gene encoding adenylosuccinate lyase, producing MVERYSRKEMAEKWSIQAKYDAWLKVEKAAVKAWNKLGFISDSDCEKICKNANFEVARIDEIEKTTKHDVIAFLTSVSESLGDESRFVHYGMTSSDCIDTAVALQMKESLELIISDVEEFMQAVKNRAIEHKHTLMVGRSHGIHGEPITFGLVLAIWYDEIARALKLIKDAKDTISYGKLSGAMGNLAHAPMEFEELTCEELGLKAAPASNQVIQRDRYAHVVSAIAVLASTCEKIAVAIRHYQRTEVYEAEEYFSPGQKGSSAMPHKRNPVLSENITGLCRVLRSYVTPALENVALWHERDISHSSVERFILPDMFITADFMLVRIKNLIANLVVYPENMMKNLNLTGGLVFSQRVLLQLPQRGISREDAYKIVQRNAMKVWADLQEGKKAIDEQGHSLFLQNLLNDEDLTKSLSKDEIKECFDYNYYTKNVDRIFARVFGK